One window of Papio anubis isolate 15944 chromosome 10, Panubis1.0, whole genome shotgun sequence genomic DNA carries:
- the HOXD1 gene encoding homeobox protein Hox-D1 translates to MSSYLEYVSCSSGGGVGGDVLSLAPKFSRSDVRPLALQPAFSLGSGDGAFVSCLPLAAARPSPSPPATPVRPPAPPPAAPQYAQCTLEGSYEPGEAPAAAGAGTDYGFLGPGPAYDFPGVLGRAADDGGAHVHYATSAVFSGGGSFLFSGQVDYAAFGEPGPFPACLKEPADGHPGAFQTASPAPGTYPKSVSPASGLPAAFSTFEWMKVKRNASKKSKLAQYGTANPSSAIRTNFSTKQLTELEKEFHFNKYLTRARRIEIANCLQLNDTQVKIWFQNRRMKQKKREREGLLATAIPVAPLQLPLSGTTPTKFIKNPGSPSQSQEPS, encoded by the exons ATGAGCTCTTATCTGGAGTACGTGTCGTGCAGCAGCGGCGGCGGGGTCGGCGGCGACGTGCTCAGCTTAGCACCCAAGTTCTCCCGCTCCGACGTCCGGCCCCTGGCTCTGCAGCCCGCCTTCTCCCTGGGCAGCGGCGACGGCGCCTTTGTCAGCTGTCTGCCCCTGGCCGCCGCCCGACCCTCGCCTTCGCCCCCGGCCACCCCCGTGCGGCCGCCGGCACCGCCTCCGGCCGCGCCCCAGTACGCGCAGTGCACCCTGGAGGGGAGCTACGAACCGGGTGAGGCACCTGCCGCGGCAGGGGCGGGCACGGACTACGGCTTCCTGGGGCCCGGGCCCGCGTACGACTTCCCGGGCGTGCTGGGGCGGGCGGCAGACGACGGCGGGGCTCACGTCCACTACGCCACCTCGGCCGTCTTCTCGGGCGGCGGCTCATTCCTCTTCAGCGGCCAGGTGGATTACGCGGCCTTCGGCGAGCCCGGCCCCTTCCCGGCGTGTCTCAAAGAGCCAGCCGACGGCCACCCTGGTGCTTTCCAGACCGCATCCCCGGCCCCAGGCACCTACCCCAAGTCCGTCTCTCCCGCCTCCGGCCTCCCCGCCGCCTTCAGCACGTTCGAGTGGATGAAAGTGAAGAGGAACGCCTCTAAGAAAA GCAAACTCGCCCAGTATGGGACTGCTAACCCGTCCAGCGCGATCCGCACGAATTTCAGCACCAAGCAACTGacagaactggaaaaagagtTTCATTTCAATAAGTACTTAACTCGAGCCCGACGCATCGAGATAGCCAACTGCTTGCAACTGAATGACACGCAAGTCAAAATCTGGTTCCAGAACCGCAggatgaaacagaagaaaagggaaCGAGAAGGGCTTCTGGCCACGGCCATTCCTGTGGCTCCCCTCCAACTTCCCCTCTCTGGAACAACCCCCACCAAGTTTATCAAGAACCCCGGCAGCCCTTCTCAGTCCCAAGAGCCTTCGTGA